The sequence below is a genomic window from Cicer arietinum cultivar CDC Frontier isolate Library 1 chromosome 6, Cicar.CDCFrontier_v2.0, whole genome shotgun sequence.
TGATAtttccaaaaatttatttattaagtgaAAAGCCATGAAAGTATGATTTTTACATCATAATTGTAACTATAGTAGTCATTTTCAACTGACTCATATTCATGACTCataattaatgaaattgatGAAACTGATCAATaatgaatattaaaatgaataataataataataataataataataataataataataataataataataataaaaattacattagcTCACTGGGTTTCCATAGAATAGCATAGTTGTGAAAATCTTGAGTTGGATCAAACCAAAGATGAAACTGTATCTCTCTTCCTATAATGTTCCCATCTCCACTTCCTCTTATATATACATTTGTCTGCAACACATATGGTTTACCTGGTGTAGTTCCAAGAAATTCAATGTCAATTTCATCATGGTTTCCTGGATGGTCTTGATTATTTGAAAGCTGcaattaccaaaaaaaaatagtgatgcAATGAAAATTTGCAATTTAAGAAACATGTTTAATTTCTAACATTACTTAAAGTTCCATCATTGAGTATTTTGAACTTACATAGAGAGAAGTAATAACTCCTGCAGTATAGCCAGGTTGAAGCTTAATTGCAGCACCAAAGTATCCAGATTTATATGAGTGAAGTGACTTGAATCCACTCCCTGTGTTTCAAaacttgttaatttttttaaagaatttcattttttttagttatattataaagtcccacattgtttagcCATTCAGACTAAAGATAGTTTATAAACATTTATTCTCTTTAATATTGTAGCATGCtttttaacaaaagataaaattgtaaGCCTTGCGTGTGAAACACAGTGCTTCAGACACAAAACATACAAATGTGTATTAGACTTTGAAACTAAGTAAATTTACATTACCTGAGTTAGAGTCAAGCCATATTGTTAGTGAAGTTTGGTCCACTCTCTGATGCTGAGGTCCCCAAAGGTTTCTAAATCCTTGACCAAAGCTAATAGGACTAGTTTTGGAACTAGGGTAGTAGCCAGGTGAAGGTGGACCCTGAGCATTAGAACAAATTGTGAGTAGTGATAGTACAAGAAGATAGAAGAAAGGCATTGTAGTATTAAACACTAAACAGAGGACTCTGTTCTTAATGCAGGGTAGGGGCAGAGGATAAGAAGAGGTTAGTTAGTTGATTTTCATGTTAAGAGTGTGGCTACACAGTTGGATATATAAAAGGATTTTGTTACCCTACAATACCAAAAAGGTGATAAGTTAGTTGATTGAGGAGTTACACATTAGGACAAAAATTTATCACACTtgtgttataaaataaaatgtacttAAAAAATAGTTCAAATTTTGGTGTAgactttttgattttattttcttcaaggGTTGGAACTTTCTTTTTATGTAAATAACTGTTTtggtaaatttaatatatataaatttagagatATAGATATGTGTGGTTGGCATTACTATGTCTACGTTATCATTAACACTTGGACAAGGTATATATTGAAGATAAAAAACGTTAGCAGCTTATGTATCAACATGTTTTTCCTTGGGAAATGTGTTGGGATGGGATAACTTTGtaatgattataatttttttgttgctttCTCACTACTTCATTCAATTTCTTCATGCAATAATATGTTTGAAGAtattaagtaatttatttttgggtaaATTAGGAATAGGAATTTTCATGCAATCATACAATCAAAGATgttaattaaatgttttataatatattttaaatttaaatcatttgaTCTTAATTgagaaattaataaatttaaagtgagtaattttttttttaatatcttatttCATACACATAGATTAAATATCAAACCCTCGACTAAATGTTATAATATCTACCACATgcattatattatattgatgatatattaaaataatttagtctaatacaaaaattattttggttTTGGCTGCCGGCTTGAAAGTAGTTAAGGCAGGTTTGTTCTAAAACATATAGTGCCAAAAATTACCGGTAAGGATTAgtaactaattaatattattaggcTTCTAAAGCACCCAAATAGCAAAGTATTGAACTTACGATAAATTACTAGTAAACTGATTAACTCTATATTAAGGGTAAACAATGATAATTGGTACTCCTTTGTCTCATATTAACTTTCTTTTTAAGATATAcaaacttctttaaaaaaattattgaatttattcatttttaatataaaatgagTCTCATTTATTAAAGTACTTTTATTAATAGTAGATAGTGGATTAATTCAACGAGATGagatacaaataaataatttatttgtttcatgATAGATAATCTATTTAAtgattttacataaattaaaaaatatataaacgaaagagaaaataatacttttattaattattttatcaatcatTGGTGTATTTATCATTAATGTAAAATGTAATATATTGAATTATGAATGatttatcaatattaattagataatacaattgaaatttaaaaataataaaaattatattaaaaataaaataaaataaaaattattttaaaacaattactTTTTGTAAATAGTTTACTCATCGAAAagatgaaagaaataaaattatattatcgaaaaaatttaaataatacttGATTGATAATCTAAGATGACAAATAATACAAGAGAAATCAATATTCTAAACGTAAGAGTTAATGCGATAGATGAAGTTATATAGATTAGGTTTTAGTCAATATTTTGCAACTTGTAGAGAGATTCATAAACATTAAACTGTTTTTCTACTTTGCATGCTTTGACTTTTTGAGATTGGGAATATCAAGCTGAAGCACGTTTACTTTCACGGTCATATTTTAAAGCGAAGACCATGGAAATTTTCAATTGAACCatgagtatatatattttggtatttaaaGCAATGTTAAACAACATGAAGAATGTGACATGAATGGGTGAAAAATCAGTGTTTTTTGGTAAATCTTTGAACCACGATTTAAGGTCAATTACCAATTCCTCAAGTTAGCAAGATATATTAAAGATTGATTTCTCTCAATGTacattgaataaataaattgatcatttaaatAGTAAAGGTGAGTCAAATTaatctataaattttataatttgaaaaatacatttttgaaattgtgaaatagtaataaaaatagtttatatttaaatttttatagtcaaagtatgatataacatattaattgaatatttgattcattgttgatttaatattaatgttatcacaacataaactaatttttcgatgaaattgtaatttttcattGGCTAATTTATCCATAATAAGTTCTTGCACAATTACAAATACTCACAAAATTTTCTTTAAGATAACAAAATTTTATCGTCAAATTTGTTCCCAGATAGATTACGTTGATGTAAAATCAACATAGataaatcaaatattcaattatagtgtcacaacaaaatatcaaacGAGAAAAGTTTATATATgactattttgatttatattttataatttcaacaatgtatttgTCAATTCACAAATTTCTAAAACAAATTTGACCAACacttacaattttataaatcaatttgaatATTCACTCTATACTTTTCTATACATGACTTTGATATCAAACTCTAAACCATATATGCAAGTGGATTTTACATAGAAGGGCGGATAAAATAGTAATAACACAATAGTAACGGTCGATTTGTACTTATACATAAAAGCAAGTTAAAAATCTTGGGACACAAATTCCCTCCAATTGGAATTCTCAGCATTTGTGAAGTTGGAACATTAACCATCATTCAGTCGAAATTATATAAtccaaaattaaatacaaattttttgtaTTGATGATTATTAGAAATCTTGGAACACAAATTCCTTGCAATTGGAATTCTCTAGTATATGAAATTTTGACAGTCAAATCAATCAActttactaataaaataatttacattgtATGTTCGCTAAATCGATCTCAACTATTTAATCTTGATTATCCATTGAGAATTCATTCTCAAAATTCTCCTTAATTAATATGTTAAACATCTCTATTTCTTAAACTGAACTTGATCTACTACTAATTTAGAAAAGCAACAATAAAATCTCAACAACTTGGAAAATTTAATTAAGTCTAACTCTATAAACTTCAAACAAAACCTGCCTCAAAGTAGTTAGCAAAAATTGATAACCACcgttgtatattttttaagagaGTTGACAAATTGCCATCAAGTGCCTTTTTTAAATCTTGAGACTGTCGGCAACTTTTCTAAAAGTCACCACTACAATGCCCAAGCTCAGTGTAGTGCTTTAAAGAGGGAcaattcttaattaattaattatatggaAAATTTTGCTTTGACGTCACTATAAAACACATTTCTATTTTCCAACACAACATGATATATAAAGGAATAAATTGATTGCTCCAATTTTTTAGCATAGCACATATAAGTAATTCTTGTTTTAATatactttcatttttttctaataGGCTAGTGACCAGACAACCTCACACATCTAAATCTAAAGTGTgagaaatgataaattttaaatttgaattcaatCGTGgttaacaatattaaattatcCTTAAAGCCAAAGTtacaaacttttatatatatatattgtctgtagtaaaaatattaaaatttcttttacACAATTACGTGATTTTAAGTTTGAACACGAGATATAATAtttagtataataatattaatatttatcaatcgaactaaatataaaaatttatatattattaaaaaaatattaaatattacgATGAAAAATAACATCAAGAAACGATAAAATATATGTCATTTAGTTTGACTATTTTAATTcactatctatctatatatgattaatttttcaaattaaaattttaacctttctaattttttataaaaatctctTTCGTACTACATAATAcagttcatattattattagcCCAATTGATGAATGCAGATCAGGGTACATGTGTGAATATACATATACACctatctatttatttaatttaaaagaaaagaaaacaattcAGGCACGCAACTTTTTCATTATAAGTAATGCATATGCCTTATGTTTCGCAGCTCTGTTTCCATGATTTATGGTCATGGAACAAAATAATTGACAATCCATGGATATGTATTCTAGATTATTATGAGAAGACTCGTTGCTCTAATATACTATATAGTATATATctaatttattaaagaaaacaaACTAATTGTTCAACAGGTTCGGATATTAATTAGGCggcaatataaattttaaaatcaattatttgtaTACAAAATTATTAGACTTGactgaaaatatgaaataaacaaGTTTATCGGTAACATGTTGGGAAATCCATTGCGCGTTGAATGTGAATCATGTGGTCAGAAACACATCAAGCTCTATGCAAATTTTTCTAAACTATGATATTATGTTTTTCACAAATAACCAACTACAAAGAAGTTCGAGTATTGATCTAAGAACAATCTCACAAGTAAATCGAATATTACAtctttattcaaaattttaaagtattaaatatataaatatcttatttatttgGTGTGCAACATCCATTTTTTCATCTAATGCGATGAATCTTATTCATATATATACAATCAGAATGTAATGTAAAAGACGTGAATATGATGAGTGTTAACAACATAATCTCTTTGTTGGTTAAAATTCATATAGGTTGCATGTGAATTTAGTGCGACTCATGTggattttaactaataaaacaACATGTATCAACATATGTGTTAAAGAATGCATTGAGTTCACAACagagagtaaaaaaatattctcaTGAATGAAAAAACTAGCATGATCCcttaatacaaatatttaacAGAAACAATGTCTAACTTTTTTTCTAAACTCTTCCGAGCTATAGACCTTAGTGCTTTAGTCAATGCATAAGACTTGACCATTAAGATAATACACCACTTCACTATTAGAAATTTTGATGTGTAGTGACCGACTTTCTAGATCACTATTGTTACAAAAAAATAGACGATTATATTTATTGACCGCATTAGTGACCTATTTTGAAGATTGATTTGGTGACCAATATTTAAGACAAATTTAACAATCATTTTGAATCGATTTTCTATGTAATTAGCAATCGGTTTAGAGACAAATTTTGTAATTCAAtctattgtttttattaaaatttcggtcactaatttcgTCTCTAACCTTTgcaattgttttttaaatgcATTGCATTAATGTCTAAAAATAACAAcgaaaattactttttttatatttgatttcaatatCTACAAAATTCATACACACAAAATATTGAAGTGTATTAAAGATATAACAGTGGCGGATCTTCTCGGGATCGGAGCTACATCAACcctgtatttatttttttatttttttaatatatataataactatatattatatattaattattttttatatatataataacgatatattatcaaattaatagTGATAAGTCGACATCccctatattttttaattttttttatatatgtaactactatatattattaattattttttatatatataataacgatatattatcaaattaatagTGATATATGagaatttatactaataaaataaaataaaattaatacaccAAGTAGACAAACTACCCTTTCGAACACACCAACTCAACTCTAACACTACTAGTTAGCAAACTTTTACATGTTAACCATAGATTTTATAGGATTCAAGAATGAACCACTAACAACAATCAAAGGAAAACTAACCAGAATTATAGGAcatcaaattatatttcaataaaaagaacataaaatggcaatattaaattttatagggTTCAAGGATCAAAGTAGCTTACCTAATGTTGCAAGAGTAGTACAAGGGCTTCCTGTAAAATAAGGGGAGAAGAAGTTATGATTGTGAGCAGAAGTCAACCATCATATATGAACAAAAATGTAAGAATAATGTTTTCTTAAAATGAGATTTAAGATTTTATACTCATAATCAAAACAAAGATCTAGTTAACTAGttccaataacaaaaaaaattaacaaagatCAAAGCCAAATTCTGTTGGAGCACTATCAAGAATGgagggtgaatcaatggtgaaaaatgataattgaaattgtggtgtttttagaaaatgatggagaagagagagagattaTTGAAGAGagttatttttctgattttcatTTGTATATCAAAATGGCATTAGTCTCTAAAACATTACACACaaagttatttatatgggtACAATGTGGAATCACTTAACTTGGCCCAAAACtaacatttgaattatttacaacTTCCAATACACCACCTTAATTCAAATGCTCCACATTCTTCATGCCTAGCTTCTTCACAAGTTTGTTGAAAACTTCATTCGTAACGCCTTTCGTCAACAAATCTGCAACTTGTTCTTCGCTTTTGCAATACCCCAAACGTAACTGTCCGGAACTCACTAGTTCCATCAAATAGTGAAACctcatctcaatatgcttgctcCTCCCATGTGCTATGGGATTCTTAGCAAGGTTGATGGCTGAAACATTGTCCATCAACAGCAAAATGGCTCCTCCCGTGTTGTTGTCCAGCTCACGCAGCAAGTTCACTAGCCACACAACTTGGCATGCACATAATGAAGCTGCAATATACTCCGCCTCGCAAGAAGAGAGAGCAACCACCGGTCTTTTTTAGAACACCAAGAGATTGGTGCCCCTCcgaacataaaaacataatcggTCGTTGATTTCCGATCGTCCTTATCTCCGCACCAATTGGAGTCGGTGTATCCGAGTAATTCGCAACTTTTGCCCATGTCACTTGCAGGAAATAAAATTCCACAACCAAGAGTACCTTTCACATATCTAAGTATCCTCTTAACTGCTACCAAGTGTGATACCTTTGGCCTCTCCATGAACCTACTTGCAATACCGACACTAAANNNNNNNNNNNNNNNNNNNNNNNNNNNNNNNNNNNNNNNNNNNNNNGGTATTGAGTAGGATCCACATCTTGCTCATCTTCACTCTTGGACAGCTGTAAACGTGCCTCGGCTGGTGTTGTGGCAGCATTGCAATGCTCCATATCACACCTCTTCAAGATCTCCATTGCATACCTCTTTTGATGCATGAGCAGTCCCAACTTTGTCTTTTGGAATTCTATGCATAAGAAGTATTTCATTGTGCCAAGATCAGTCATTTCAAACTCCCTCATAAGCTTTTCTTTGAACTTTGAAATGTAACTTTCACAGCTGCCCGTAATCAATAAATCGTCCACATAAAGACAAAGTATGATTACTCCTTCGCTTGCATCCGACTTCACATAAACACCATGTTCGGATACGCACTTCTTGAAACTAATATCTATAAGAAAACCATCTATGCGTTTGTTCCAAGCTCTTGGCGCTTGCTTCAAACCATAGAGTGCCTTCCTTAACTTGTAGACCCTTGCCTCTTGATTTTTAATCACAAAACCAGGTGGCTGTCCAACATAGACCTCCTCATCAAGTGGACCATTCAAAAATGCCGATTTGACGTCNNNNNNNNNNNNNNNNNNNNNNNNNNNNNNNNNNNNNNNNNNNNNNNNNNNNNNNNNNNNNNNNNNNNNNNNNNNNNNNNNNNNNNNNNNNNNNNNNNNNNNNNNNNNNNNNNNNNNNNNNNNNNNNNNNNNNNNNNNNNNNNNNNNNNNNNNNNNNNNNNNNNNNNNNNNNNNNNNNNNNNNNNNNNNNNNNNNNNNNNNNNNNNNNNNNNNNNNNNNNNNNNNNNNNNNNNNNNNNNNNNNNNNNNNNNNNNNNNNNNNNNNNNNNNNNNNNNNNNNNNNNNNNNNNNNNNNNNNNNNNNNNNNNNNNNNNNNNNNNNNNNNNNNNNNNNNNNNNNNNNNNNNNNNNNNNNNNNNNNNNNNNNNNNNNNNNNNNNNNNNNNNNNNNNNNNNNNNNNNNNNNNNNNNNNNNNNNNNNNNNNNNNNNNNNNNNNNNNNNNNNNNNNNNNNNNNNNNNNNNNNNNNNNNNNNNNNNNNNNNNNNNNNNNNNNNNNNNNNNNNNNNNNNNNNNNNNNNN
It includes:
- the LOC101508375 gene encoding probable xyloglucan endotransglucosylase/hydrolase protein 32, coding for MPFFYLLVLSLLTICSNAQGPPSPGYYPSSKTSPISFGQGFRNLWGPQHQRVDQTSLTIWLDSNSGSGFKSLHSYKSGYFGAAIKLQPGYTAGVITSLYLSNNQDHPGNHDEIDIEFLGTTPGKPYVLQTNVYIRGSGDGNIIGREIQFHLWFDPTQDFHNYAILWKPSELIFLVDDVPIRRYPRKSDATYPSRPMYVYGSIWDASSWATEDGKYKANYQYQPFIGRYKNFKLQGCTIQSSASCKPPSTSSFGYGSLSPQQYVAMQWVQNNYMVYNYCHDPRRDHNLIPEC